From Rhinolophus sinicus isolate RSC01 linkage group LG15, ASM3656204v1, whole genome shotgun sequence, the proteins below share one genomic window:
- the RTN4RL1 gene encoding reticulon-4 receptor-like 1 isoform X2, whose product MDRGCCVELLLLLLAGELPLGGGCPRDCVCYPAPMTVSCQAHNFAAIPEGIPEDSERIFLQNNRISVLQQGHFSPAMVTLWIYSNNITFIHPNTFEGFVHLEELDLGDNRQLRTLAPETFQGLVKLHSLYLYKCGLSSLPEGIFSGLHSLQYLFLQDNHIEYLQDDIFVDLVNLSHLFLHGNKLWSLGQDTFRGLVNLDRLLLHENQLQWVHHKAFHDLHRLTTLFLFNNSLSELQGDCLAPLGALEFLRLNGNAWDCGCRARSLWEWLRRFRGSSSAVPCVSPEPRQGQDLKLLSAEDFRNCSGPASPHQIKSHTLTTTDRAARKEHHPPRGPARDKGHSHGHLPGSRIGSRKPGKNCTSHRNHKQVWKAGAGKQAQELQDYAPDYQHKFSFGIMPTARPKRKGKCARRTPILAPSGVQQASSGSSLAASILVWMLGLAVTLR is encoded by the coding sequence GGTGCTGTGTGGaacttctgctgctgctgctggccggGGAGCTGCCGCTGGGCGGCGGCTGCCCGCGGGACTGCGTGTGCTATCCGGCACCCATGACGGTCAGCTGCCAGGCGCACAACTTCGCCGCCATCCCCGAGGGCATCCCGGAGGACAGCGAGCGGATCTTCCTGCAGAACAACCGCATCAGCGTCCTGCAGCAGGGCCACTTCAGCCCCGCGATGGTGACCCTGTGGATCTACTCCAACAATATCACCTTCATCCACCCCAATACCTTCGAGGGCTTCGTGCACCTGGAGGAGCTGGACCTCGGCGACAACCGGCAGCTGCGGACGCTGGCGCCGGAGACCTTCCAAGGCCTGGTGAAGCTCCACTCCCTCTACCTGTATAAGTGTGGGCTCAGCTCCCTGCCTGAGGGCATCTTCAGTGGCCTGCACAGCCTGCAGTACCTTTTCCTGCAGGACAACCACATTGAGTACCTGCAGGATGACATCTTTGTGGACCTGGTCAACCTCAGCCACCTGTTTCTCCACGGCAACAAGCTGTGGAGCCTGGGCCAGGACACCTTCCGGGGGCTGGTGAACCTGGACCGGCTGCTGCTGCACGAGAACCAGCTGCAGTGGGTCCACCACAAGGCGTTCCACGATCTCCACCGGCTCACCACCCTCTTCCTCTTCAACAACAGTCTCTCCGAGCTGCAGGGAGACTGCCTGGCGCCCCTGGGGGCCCTGGAATTCCTCCGCCTCAACGGGAATGCCTGGGACTGTGGCTGCCGGGCGCGCTCCCTGTGGGAATGGCTTCGGAGGTTCCGTGGCTCCAGCTCTGCTGTGCCCTGCGTGTCCCCCGAGCCGCGGCAGGGCCAGGACCTGAAGCTGCTGAGTGCCGAGGACTTCAGGAACTGCTCGGGGCCAGCGTCCCCGCACCAGATCAAGTCACACACGCTCACCACCACCGACAGGGCTGCCCGCAAGGAACACCATCCACCCCGTGGCCCCGCCAGGGACAAGGGCCACTCGCATGGCCATCTGCCTGGCTCCCGGATAGGCTCCCGGAAGCCAGGCAAGAACTGCACCAGCCATAGGAATCACAAGCAGGTCTGGAAGGCGGGGGCCGGGAAGCAGGCCCAGGAGCTGCAGGACTACGCCCCTGACTACCAGCACAAGTTCAGCTTTGGTATCATGCCCACAGCACGGCCCAAGAGGAAGGGCAAGTGTGCCCGCAGGACCCCCATCCTTGCCCCCAGTGGGGTGCAGCAGGCCTCCTCAGGCAGTTCTCTGGCGGCCTCCATTCTGGTCTGGATGCTTGGGCTGGCGGTCACACTCCGCTGA